Proteins from a single region of Dysosmobacter acutus:
- a CDS encoding S-layer homology domain-containing protein translates to MRKRKNTGRLLSILLCLVMVLGTLPTTALADEPQLEGDPIPESISFSVIVMKKDDNGSPLKGAHFELIPMPGTNGEGKFAYSDENGIATFDTNITPGTYTLAETEAPFGYVAAADRYTVEVYGTPDAEGNVLSVKPIIPNSVWNIVATPHKNGATIATFFNKPVEKVEISLSIEKTVVQGGNVAPGSETFTFELLMGDGEDQDTTTPLYRLLDTAEISTNGAGTTEHTLKFKIPEDLNSQDGFGRNDIYLRERAGSAAGWTYDDALYRVSYMMNNDDSHSYIFHGVDPTTGNYLEKAPFTNIYNGTSYKLPFTKTVKLGGNTAPGRETFELEIFNVGNSNLTNYGNLYTADVTTNGVGDYDGKLVISGPADQVRELVCEGFYVREKNAGTANWSYSDEVWFVSREQVPSVPGDGTVILPGGFPGNITPTDPEREYTFKFYPATAEVSDNGIFYDYNREDQREKMTFTNTYTYHTSVIPTGAAITANKTDAQGKALAGATFVLEDSRGREAYQATSNTSGTVRFTDVSSGTYTLLEKKAPEGYVLSNETYTLTVSGSRVTMNDKAYSPVTFVNRKAAELNRTDHFIFLVGYTDGTFGPERDMTRAEVTTMFARLLTERIEADKTDSNTFSDVPKGYWAANYIGYMRQFGIITGYSDGSFRPDAPVTRAEFAAIASRFEKLTQGSKSFTDVPDTYWAARYINFAATRGWVTGYSDGTFKPENPITRAEVAAVTCRLLERSADQSYIRSHLKELRTFSDVTESHWAYWYAMEAANGHDYTKSGGSENWSRTYR, encoded by the coding sequence ATGAGAAAACGGAAAAACACTGGGAGGCTCCTGAGCATCCTGCTCTGTCTTGTGATGGTGCTGGGAACGCTTCCCACGACAGCGCTGGCGGATGAGCCGCAACTGGAGGGGGATCCGATACCGGAGTCCATTTCCTTCTCCGTGATCGTGATGAAGAAAGATGACAACGGCAGCCCGCTGAAAGGGGCACATTTTGAGCTGATCCCGATGCCGGGTACTAACGGCGAGGGCAAATTCGCCTACTCCGACGAAAACGGCATTGCCACCTTTGATACCAACATCACCCCCGGTACATACACGCTTGCCGAGACAGAGGCTCCTTTCGGCTATGTCGCAGCCGCGGACCGATACACTGTGGAGGTGTACGGGACGCCGGATGCCGAAGGAAATGTTCTCAGTGTCAAGCCGATCATTCCCAATTCTGTGTGGAACATTGTGGCAACGCCCCACAAGAACGGCGCGACCATCGCCACCTTCTTCAACAAGCCAGTGGAGAAGGTAGAAATCTCCCTTTCCATTGAAAAGACCGTCGTCCAGGGCGGCAATGTCGCCCCAGGCAGCGAGACCTTTACCTTTGAGCTGCTGATGGGCGACGGTGAGGATCAGGATACAACAACTCCCCTCTATCGGCTTCTTGACACTGCGGAGATCTCCACCAACGGCGCAGGGACTACGGAGCATACGCTGAAATTCAAAATTCCGGAGGACCTCAACAGCCAGGACGGCTTCGGGCGGAACGACATTTATCTGCGTGAACGGGCGGGCAGCGCCGCCGGCTGGACGTATGACGACGCGCTGTATCGTGTGAGCTACATGATGAACAATGACGACTCCCACAGTTATATCTTTCATGGCGTAGATCCCACAACGGGAAACTATCTGGAAAAAGCCCCCTTCACCAACATCTACAACGGCACGAGCTATAAGCTCCCCTTCACCAAGACGGTAAAGCTGGGCGGCAACACCGCTCCCGGCCGGGAGACCTTCGAGCTGGAGATCTTTAATGTAGGCAACAGTAATCTGACAAATTACGGCAATCTCTACACCGCCGACGTCACCACCAACGGCGTGGGCGATTACGATGGCAAACTGGTCATTTCCGGCCCGGCGGATCAGGTGCGGGAGCTGGTCTGCGAGGGCTTCTATGTCCGGGAAAAGAACGCCGGTACCGCCAACTGGAGCTACTCCGACGAGGTTTGGTTTGTCTCTCGCGAGCAGGTCCCTTCCGTGCCGGGTGACGGAACCGTTATTCTCCCGGGCGGTTTCCCCGGCAATATAACGCCGACTGATCCCGAGCGGGAGTATACCTTTAAGTTCTACCCCGCCACGGCAGAGGTCAGTGATAATGGCATCTTTTATGACTATAACAGGGAAGATCAGAGAGAGAAAATGACCTTCACCAACACCTATACCTACCATACCAGCGTCATTCCCACCGGCGCGGCCATCACGGCCAACAAGACCGACGCTCAGGGCAAGGCCCTTGCCGGGGCCACCTTTGTGCTGGAGGACAGCCGGGGCCGGGAGGCCTATCAGGCCACCTCCAACACCAGCGGCACTGTGCGCTTTACGGATGTTTCCAGCGGTACCTATACCCTGCTGGAAAAGAAAGCCCCGGAGGGCTATGTGCTCTCCAATGAAACCTACACCCTCACCGTCAGCGGTTCCCGCGTCACGATGAACGACAAGGCCTATTCTCCTGTGACCTTCGTCAACCGCAAGGCCGCGGAGTTGAACCGCACCGACCATTTCATCTTCCTGGTGGGCTACACCGACGGCACCTTCGGACCGGAGCGCGACATGACCCGCGCCGAAGTGACCACCATGTTCGCCCGCCTGCTCACCGAGCGGATCGAGGCGGATAAGACCGATTCCAACACCTTTTCCGATGTGCCGAAGGGCTACTGGGCGGCCAACTACATCGGCTATATGCGGCAGTTCGGCATCATCACCGGCTATTCGGACGGCAGCTTCCGCCCCGACGCCCCTGTGACCCGCGCCGAGTTCGCCGCCATTGCCAGCCGCTTTGAAAAGCTGACTCAGGGCAGCAAGAGCTTCACCGATGTGCCGGATACCTACTGGGCAGCCCGGTACATCAATTTCGCGGCCACCCGCGGCTGGGTCACCGGTTATTCCGACGGGACCTTCAAGCCGGAGAATCCCATCACCCGCGCCGAGGTGGCGGCGGTCACCTGCCGCCTGCTGGAACGCAGCGCGGATCAGAGCTATATCCGCAGCCATCTCAAAGAGCTTCGCACTTTCTCGGACGTGACTGAGAGCCACTGGGCATACTGGTACGCCATGGAAGCCGCCAACGGCCATGACTACACCAAGTCCGGCGGCAGCGAAAACTGGAGCCGCACCTATCGGTAA